The sequence below is a genomic window from Thalassomonas haliotis.
CATGCGCGGCGGTACCAGTAAAGGGGTTTTCTTTAACCTCACAGATCTACCACAAGCAGCACAAGTGCCCGGTGCGGCGCGAGACAACATCTTACTGCGGGTGATCGGCAGCCCGGATCCCTACGGAAAACAAACCGACGGCATGGGCGGCGCCACTTCAAGCACCAGCAAAACCGTGATTTTATCCAAAAGCAGCCAGGTCGATCACGATGTTGATTACCTGTTCGGCCAGGTCGCGATAGACAAGCCTTTTGTCGACTGGAGCGGCAACTGCGGCAACCTTACCGCGGCGGTAGGCTCTTTTGCCATCAGCAGCGGCTTAGTCGATGCCGCTCGTATCCCTGACAACGGCATTGCCACAGTGCGTATCTGGCAAGCCAATATCAAGAAAACCATTATCGCCCATGTACCTATGACCAATGGCCAAGTACAGGAAACCGGCGATTTCGAACTGGACGGCGTCACCTTCCCGGCGGCGGAAGTCGAAGTAGAATTTATCGATCCCGCCGACGGCGAAGGCGCTATGTTCCCGACCGGTAACCTGGTCGATGACCTGGAAGTCCCAGGTATCGGTCACTTCAAGGCGACCATGATCAATGCCGGTATCCCGACCATCTTCTTAAATGCCGATGAAATCGGTTATCACGGCGCTGAATTACAGGACGATATCAACAACGACGAACAGGCACTGGCCCGTTTTGAAACCATCCGCGCTTATGGCGCCGTGAAGATGGGATTGATCAGCCATATCGATGAAGCGGTCAAACGCCAGCATACCCCGAAAGTTGCCTTTGTTGCCCCGCCAAGTGCTTATAGCTCTTCCAGCGGCAAACAAATCAACAAAGACGACATCGATTTGCAGGTTCGCGCCTTATCTATGGGGAAATTACACCATGCCATGATGGGCACGGCAGCGGTCGCCATAGGCACAGCCGCAGCCATTCCGGGTACCCTGGTCAATCTGGCAGCTGGCGGTGGCGCCCGCGATGCGGTACGCTTTGGCCATCCATCGGGTACCTTAAAAGTAGGCGCCCAGGCCAGCGAGCAAAACGGCGAATGGGCAGTGAACAAAGCCATTATGAGCCGCAGTGCCAGGGTATTGATGGAAGGCTGGGTACGCATCCCGGGGGATACTTTTTAAGGATAT
It includes:
- the prpF gene encoding 2-methylaconitate cis-trans isomerase PrpF, with protein sequence MSHVPQIKIPATYMRGGTSKGVFFNLTDLPQAAQVPGAARDNILLRVIGSPDPYGKQTDGMGGATSSTSKTVILSKSSQVDHDVDYLFGQVAIDKPFVDWSGNCGNLTAAVGSFAISSGLVDAARIPDNGIATVRIWQANIKKTIIAHVPMTNGQVQETGDFELDGVTFPAAEVEVEFIDPADGEGAMFPTGNLVDDLEVPGIGHFKATMINAGIPTIFLNADEIGYHGAELQDDINNDEQALARFETIRAYGAVKMGLISHIDEAVKRQHTPKVAFVAPPSAYSSSSGKQINKDDIDLQVRALSMGKLHHAMMGTAAVAIGTAAAIPGTLVNLAAGGGARDAVRFGHPSGTLKVGAQASEQNGEWAVNKAIMSRSARVLMEGWVRIPGDTF